A window of the Oncorhynchus masou masou isolate Uvic2021 chromosome 13, UVic_Omas_1.1, whole genome shotgun sequence genome harbors these coding sequences:
- the LOC135551652 gene encoding gap junction alpha-4 protein-like, whose protein sequence is MSRADWSFLEQLLEEGQEYSTGVGRVWLTVLFLFRMLVLGTAAESAWDDELDDFVCNTKQPGCTAVCYDKAFPISHYRYFVLQVIFVSTPTIFYFGYVAMRAAKQKNEEEDEEEKKRSEEGGGEGRERGGVKKNGEKKREVRMRDAIEELVEEKGGRKVVKALPEAPKLKGRLLCAYAASILLKVLLEVGFIVGLWYLYGFVIPARFECVRDPCPHTVDCFISRPTEKTIFTIYTQTIAGVSLLLNLVELLHLLQLAITHHLEKRYAQEQYTFPGLAGV, encoded by the coding sequence ATGTCCAGAGCTGACTGGTCCTTCCTGGAGCAGCTGTTGGAGGAGGGGCAGGAGTATAGCACCGGGGTGGGCCGTGTCTGGCTCACTGTCCTCTTCCTGTTCCGCATGCTGGTCCTCGGCACCGCCGCAGAGTCAGCCTGGGACGACGAACTGGACGACTTCGTCTGTAATACCAAGCAACCTGGATGTACCGCCGTGTGTTACGACAAAGCTTTCCCCATATCACATTACCGCTATTTTGTGCTCCAGGTGATTTTTGTTTCCACACCGACTATTTTCTATTTTGGGTACGTGGCCATGAGGGCTGCGAAGCAGAAGAacgaggaggaagatgaggaggagaagaagaggtcggaggagggtggtggtgagggacgagagaggggaggagtaaagaagaatggagagaagaagagggaggtgAGAATGCGGGATGCGATAGAAGAACTagtggaggagaaaggagggagaaaggtggTGAAAGCTCTCCCAGAGGCTCCTAAGCTGAAGGGCCGTCTCCTCTGTGCCTACGCCGCCAGCATCCTCCTCAAGGTCCTCCTGGAGGTCGGCTTCATTGTCGGACTATGGTACCTCTACGGCTTCGTGATCCCGGCCCGGTTCGAGTGTGTCCGGGACCCCTGTCCTCATACGGTGGACTGCTTCATCTCCAGACCCACGGAGAAGACCATCTTCACCATCTACACCCAGACCATCGCtggagtctctctccttctcaacctGGTAGagcttctccacctcctccagctGGCCATCACCCATCACCTGGAGAAGCGCTATGCCCAGGAACAGTACACCTTTCCTGGCTTAGCTGGGGTCTGA